A segment of the Fibrobacter succinogenes subsp. succinogenes S85 genome:
TTATAAACCTTGCCATCACGAGAATCAATCATAGTATCGTACTGTATTTCGGGATTCAAGTAAGTTTCTTTAGGCACATCCCAGCTCCAGGCAATCTGGGAACTAGACGATTGCTGAATTGATTCAGAACTACTGCTTGACTTTACAGAACTCGATGACGAGGACTTAGCCTTTTCACTGCTAGAAGAATTCTTCTGAACGCTAGAACTCGAAGACTTTACTCGAGATCCTGATGAACTCAGCTTTTCCGACGAACTAGAACTAATCTTGCTTACCGGTTCATCACCCGCACTAACGGAATTACTATCATCTCCGCCACATGCAGCAAGGAACAACAATAAACAAGAAATAGCAATGCATTTTTTGCCAATAACAATATCAAAGCTCATAAAATCTTCTAAATTAAAATTACCCCACAAATATAAATTATTTCTTCCAAAATAACGAAAGAATGGTTTCCCCATGCCCATCACAAATAAAGCTACCGTCACGCAATGGAACGAAGAAAAAGGATTCGGTTTTGCAACCGCAAACGGAACAAAATATTTTGTCCATATTTCAGCTTTAGGGCATCCCGTGAGACCGCCTAAAGTCGGTGATACAATCATCATCTACAACTTCGGCAAAACTGAGAAAGGCGCAAGAATCGAAAAAGGAATTCTCGATGGTGTCGCCTCACGAGACGAGCAAGTAACCTCCCCAGTACGCAAAAATTATCGTAAGACGAAAAAATCCAAGATCGCTGTGATAGTCGCGATATGCATTGCGTTAGCATTCGCATTCGACATATACGTAGTTTACACAACCCCCGATGATGCCCCCCGCAAGAAAAAAGTCTGCCTATTAAAAGAAAATCCCGCCGAAAAGGAATACACATCAAGGCTTCATGTTGCAAAGTACATCTGCGACAACGGACAACTTCCTTCAAACTACATCACCAAAAGCGAAGGCAAAAGACTCTACGAGCAGAAAACCGGTCGCAATTTTACCAAATGGAATTTCAATCCTCTCACGACGCTCGGCGTGATGATTGGCGGCGACAACTTCGACAATCGCGAAGGACAACTGCCTCAAGGAACATGGTACGAAGCCGATGTTGATTACTTCGGAAACAATCGCGGCACAAACCGCCTTATCTATAGCAGCGGTTGCAATATCTATTACACCGGCAACCATTACAAAACATTCAATAAAATTGAATTTGGAAATTGATTAGGTAATTGCGCATTCCAGATAAATTTCCTACCCTTCCAATTTCCAGCCGCAATCATTGTGGTAAATCATCTGGCGAGTCATACCGCCATCGATGCAGATGTTTTCGCCGGTGATAAAGCCGGCCTTGTCGCTTGCAAGGTAAAGAACCATATTTGCGATATCAAGAGGATTGCCGACACGACCCGCAGGCTGCTGAGTGGCATCAGGACCTTCGTAGACTTTGAAATCCGTATCAATCCAGCCCGGCGAAATTGAATTCACACGCACACGGCCCGCAAAACTCACAGCTAGCGCATGCGTGAGAGCTGCAATCCCGCCCTTCGCTGCCGTATAACTTTCCGTTTGCGGTTGGCTCATACGGTCGCGAGATGACGAGATATTTATAATGCTAGCACCCTTTGCAAAATGCGGCGCAAAAAGTTTTGCGAGGTAAAATGGGGCCGTCACGCCGACAGCTAACGCATAACTGAATTCCTCGTAGCTACATTCGTCAATACCTTTCATGAGCGGGAGTGCGTTATTTACTAGCACATCCACATGACCGTATTTTTCGATGACGAATTGCGCAAACTTTTCCAAAGTCTCTTTCTTTGAAAGATCCCCGACAAAACAAGGATTTTCGCGGATATCAATGTACACGACATTCGCGCCCTCTTTTTCAAATTCACTCACTATGGAAGCGCCAATCCCATGTGCTCCGCCCGTCACCACGACCACTTTATTTTCAAACAATTTCATAAGAGTAAATATACATTCCTGTTCTTCTGGCAAGAACGGCCGACAATCATAGGCGACAAAATCAAGCTTTTTGCAAACGGTTGGTTGCAAAATTTAGGGATTTCTCTTTTTTCAAATATTTCAATTGTAGATTTGGACTCCAAGTTTTTACTTGGAGTCCTTTTCAATATAGACGTAAAGAAAATTTCTTGACAGGAGAAAAGATTTTTCATATATTATGAATGTAATAACAAAACCAAAAATTCTAAAAGCAGTAAGGCTTATGTCCCAAAAAGAGCAAGTTCTTTCGCCAAATTGGTAAGAGACTTGCACGAGAAAGGGCCTGTCCTACCCAACTGGCCGAACTACAAAAAACTTGTGAACACAAATACGCATCATTGCCACCTATCATACCACTGGGCGGCATGCTGGATTGAAACGATTAAAGGAATCGAACTGGAGGTCACCTATGTTGGAAGCCGTGAAAATGCGCCTTACTAGCAAGGCAAAAAACGGGACCGTTTTTACATTCGAAGGGAAAAACATCCCCGATTATCTCGTCATATTTTTAAAGTCCGCTTTTCCAAATGTAGAGGAAATCAAGAGCGAAGACAATGAAGAATCCATAAATATTATGGATACCGACTGGTTCAAGGAAACGGAAGCCAGGTCCACTCCCGCTGAAAGCTTAAAGCTTTTGCGAACGACCTTCGGCTACACGCAACAACAGCTGGCAGACAAAGCAGGAATTACAAAGCAACAAGTATCTGCAATGGAACGAGGCAAAGAGCCTATCGGACGCAAAATGGCACATCGTCTCGCCAACGCTCTCGGAACTAGCTACAAGAACCTGTTCTGGTAACCTTCTTTCTGCAAAAAGCCTTTACTTCGCGAATCCCGGAGGGGGCAAGTGCATACCCGCCATCAGGAGTTTGTTTTCACGAGCGTATTGCATAATGCGTTTGCGGCTTGCAGCGGATTTTTCCTTGTCCATATCGTAATTGGAATTGATTTCGGGATGATTCTTTTGCAAAGCATAGCCGTGCATCAAATCGCCGATTACTAGCAAGTTTGAAATTTTGAAAGCGGTATGTCCCGGCGTGTGGCCAACGGCATCCATCGCAAGCACTCCATGCGGGAGGCTGTCTCCGAACGCAAACAAATGAAGACTATCTTTATAAAGAGCCATGATGTTCTTTTGCAAATCATTTTTCGGGATGTTGTTCATCCAAGCATCATATTCCACCTTGCCCGCATAAACGGAAGCATTTTTAAAAACCTTTTCCATCTTTCCGGTGCCACCGCTTTTCACAAGACCTGCAATGTGGTCTGCATGGAAATGCGTCAAGTAGACAAGACCGATGGAATCCGGATTCACTTTCAAAGCATCAAGACGCTTTAAAAGCTGTCCGCCCCACGCGCCAAGACCAGCATCAAACAAAATGTACTTACCATCCGTTTTTACCAAGAACGTGCTGACAGAAGCAGGGAGCCCTGCCGGCATATTCAAACTTTCGTAAAGTGAATCGCTTGCATCGCTGAAAAGTTCGCGAGGCATAAATTTTTTACCCTCGTTATCCTGAATCCAGGTGACAACAGCTCCGTTCGCAAGCGTAATGGTTTTCGTTCCCTCAACAGCAAGCGTACTCTCTTTTGCAGGAGCCTCAAAATTTGACGCCACCTTACTTTCCGCAGAATCTTTCGTGGAATTTTTTGATTCGTTGCAACCAACGACAGTCAAAGCAAGCGCTGCGATAAAAGGAATAAAAATATTGTCAAACAGTTTCATAAGAATAAATATATACTAAAAGACGCAGGATTACATTCGCAAACTTGACACACAAGACTCATTATCCTATTCTTTCTGCAAATGCTCCAGTTTTTCGATGTCACAAGAGATGCCCCCTGGTTTCCGCAGGTCAAGGCGCTGTACGAATCGGCGTTCCCGGCGAACGAACGCATTCCAATAAAGCATTTGCTCGACGATAAAATCAAGCGAGAATTTTGGGCATTTTTCGACAAGGAAGATGGCAAGAACGCCGCGGCTCCCAAGTTCTGCGGGTTCTCGAACTCCATCACGCACGGGAGCATTACGAACATCGTCTATTTCGCAGTCGTTCCAGAACTGCGCAGTCGCGGATACGGCTCACAAATTCTGCAAGTCATTCGCGAACAACACCCCGACACACGCATCGTTGTCGATATCGAAGTCGAAGAAGATTCCAAGGACGCCGAGGAACTCGAACGCAGAAATCGCCGCCGCGAATTTTATTTACGCAACGGCTTTGGCTCCTCCCCCTTTGATTACGTCTGGCAAGGCGAGCACTACCGCCTGCTCACCGCAGGCGGCACAGTCACCGAAAAGGAATTCCGTGACTTCTGGAAAGAAATTCTGAAGAACGTCCCCGGAGCAAAGTACCCGTAAAAATCTGAAAATCAACAGCCACTTCGGCAGCACCAGGGCTCCAAAAAAAATGGCCCAAATCCCAGGAATCCATCCAATTTTTCTGATTTTTTCAGCGTCAAAACGCTTGCGAACCCGCATAAAATAAGGTATATTCAGAAAGTAGATCTTATAGAGGCTCTTTATGAGCTGAGGTAAAACTTTAGTTGCTGCAAAATATAGAGTTTTTTGGGGTGAACACGAAGATTTCTCAAGTGCTGTTATGCAAACTTGGGGCTTTGATAACTTTAATCCATAAAATATTTATTAGGAAGTGAATATTGTTTCAGATGACTCGAAAATTTTTTTTCTTATGCAGCTTTGCTTTTGTGTTTGTATGCACTTCGTGTGATGGAAAGGCCCTTTTTGAAGGCTATGGAGAGTTTCATTTTAAGAAAAAAACTTCAGATGGGAAACAAATGGAACGTTGTGTGATTGAAGGAAAAAAACTTTCGGTATATGAAGAGAATGTTGAGGCTGATTTTTGGAGTCGTCTGTATTTCTCCATTGGTGCGAAAAATTTAAACCGTGTTTATCGATTTGCTTATGAAAATGAATCAGAAAAAGAATTTTTTGGAACATATCAATTTCCTGTAACGACGGGAATAGGGGCTATTCATGAAAATACTGGTATGGTTGTTGTAGAAACATCCGATTTAATAACAATTTTCTATAATAAGGAACCTGTAGATGGTTTTTTCATAGAGAAAAACCCATTTTCAAAAAAAATACTTTTTGTATTTAAGTCTAGATTGTCGGAATTAAAACGTAAAGAAGGAGTGTGTTTTTATTATATATAAGTTTATTTTGTTGTTTTTTATTTGTGTTGTATCAAAACTCTTTTATGCCTTGACGAACGCGGCAATGTCATTGTGGCTCATTCGCCTCTCAGATCTTATAGGTGCTCTTTGGGGGCTGAGGTAAAACTATCCCTTTGAAAAAGTGGTATATTGTCCTAAAAGAGTTTTATCATGTTTAGTTAAGTCTTATAGGGATTCTTTAAAAGCCGAGGCAAGCAATGATAATCGCGATCAACAAAGATGATCCGTGGTGGGAAAAGACCCGCGCTTTCGCGAAAGATTGCCCATGGCTGCCGGGGCGTCGTTTAGCCGAGCGAATGTCAAAAAACGATTTCCTAGACTGGGAAAAAGTTTTCGTTGCTGTACACGGTGAAGATGTTGTCGGCTTTTGCGTTCTCGAGGAGAACGGGAACACTCCTGCGCAATTCAATTGCAGCCCCTTTATTAACCTCGTTTACGTTGGCGAAGAATTCCGGGGAGAGCGGCTATCCAAAAGCTTAATTGACGCAGCGCTTGATTACGCCCAAAGGCTCGGCTATAAAAAAGTTTATCTTAAAAGCGAACATCACGGGCTGTACGAAAAATACGGATTCAAAAAAATTGCAGATTTTAAGCCAACGGTCGGGCTTGCGAACCAACTGTTTGAAATAGAAATTTCAGTTTAACGTTAGCCTTTTAGCACTCATTCGTGGCAAAAAAATTTTTTGACTTTTCCGCCCTTTTTATCCTATATTAAAAGTATGAAATACTTAAAAATGTTTTGTAGGGGTCTGCTAGGGTTATTTATGACCTACGCAGGTTTCAGTCACTTGACCATCGCTAGGCAGGAATTCCTAGCGCAGGTCCCATCGTGGTTTCCGCAGAATCCGGGATTCCTGGATTTCGTGGTATTGGCCTCGGGCGTCGTCGAGATTTTGCTCGGCCTCAGCATGATATTCTTGTACAAGCACAAGGGTACGGTTGGCGTACTGCTTGCTCTGTTCTACGTTGCTATTTTCCCGGGCAACATCAGCCAGTACGTGAACGGCATCAGCGCTTTCGGGCTCGATACTGACCAGGCCCGATTCATCCGCCTGTTCTTCCAGCCGGTATTGATTGCCTGGGCGCTCTGGTCCACTGACGGCGTGCAGAAGCTCAAGGAATGGCGAAATCGCTATTGCAACAAACGCAAAGAAAGCAAGTAAGCGAGTTCATTAAAAGTCAATTTTTCACAACCGGGTACCTATAAATCCACGCCAAACCACGTTTTTATAGGTACTCCAAACCCACAGCGCAAGAATTGCGCAAAAGTCCTAAAAAGGCGGAATCTCCGTAAAAAAAACGCCCATCCCTAAAAATGCGCCTGTAGTCACAAATGTCCACAGGCGTTTATTTAATTTTTGCCAAACTATATTTTGAGTATATATTTACAGGAAAACCGTTCCGCAGGGACCATTTAAAAGGCGTTGTTTATGGGATATTCAAATTTTTTCACAGTGGCTGCATTCGGCACGCTATTTGCTATCTCCCCCACATTGGCCATCGACATTACCGTTGATGCAAATGCGGGCATCAAGAAAATTTCGCCGTACCTTTACGGGCGAAACATCGACAAAATCAGCGATGGCGACGCTGAGGTGACCGAAGAAGAGTCTGCCTTCATCAACCAGATGCTCGAA
Coding sequences within it:
- a CDS encoding GNAT family N-acetyltransferase, with the translated sequence MIIAINKDDPWWEKTRAFAKDCPWLPGRRLAERMSKNDFLDWEKVFVAVHGEDVVGFCVLEENGNTPAQFNCSPFINLVYVGEEFRGERLSKSLIDAALDYAQRLGYKKVYLKSEHHGLYEKYGFKKIADFKPTVGLANQLFEIEISV
- a CDS encoding SDR family NAD(P)-dependent oxidoreductase produces the protein MKLFENKVVVVTGGAHGIGASIVSEFEKEGANVVYIDIRENPCFVGDLSKKETLEKFAQFVIEKYGHVDVLVNNALPLMKGIDECSYEEFSYALAVGVTAPFYLAKLFAPHFAKGASIINISSSRDRMSQPQTESYTAAKGGIAALTHALAVSFAGRVRVNSISPGWIDTDFKVYEGPDATQQPAGRVGNPLDIANMVLYLASDKAGFITGENICIDGGMTRQMIYHNDCGWKLEG
- a CDS encoding GNAT family N-acetyltransferase, coding for MLQFFDVTRDAPWFPQVKALYESAFPANERIPIKHLLDDKIKREFWAFFDKEDGKNAAAPKFCGFSNSITHGSITNIVYFAVVPELRSRGYGSQILQVIREQHPDTRIVVDIEVEEDSKDAEELERRNRRREFYLRNGFGSSPFDYVWQGEHYRLLTAGGTVTEKEFRDFWKEILKNVPGAKYP
- a CDS encoding helix-turn-helix transcriptional regulator — its product is MLEAVKMRLTSKAKNGTVFTFEGKNIPDYLVIFLKSAFPNVEEIKSEDNEESINIMDTDWFKETEARSTPAESLKLLRTTFGYTQQQLADKAGITKQQVSAMERGKEPIGRKMAHRLANALGTSYKNLFW
- a CDS encoding ribonuclease domain-containing protein, encoding MPITNKATVTQWNEEKGFGFATANGTKYFVHISALGHPVRPPKVGDTIIIYNFGKTEKGARIEKGILDGVASRDEQVTSPVRKNYRKTKKSKIAVIVAICIALAFAFDIYVVYTTPDDAPRKKKVCLLKENPAEKEYTSRLHVAKYICDNGQLPSNYITKSEGKRLYEQKTGRNFTKWNFNPLTTLGVMIGGDNFDNREGQLPQGTWYEADVDYFGNNRGTNRLIYSSGCNIYYTGNHYKTFNKIEFGN
- a CDS encoding MBL fold metallo-hydrolase yields the protein MKLFDNIFIPFIAALALTVVGCNESKNSTKDSAESKVASNFEAPAKESTLAVEGTKTITLANGAVVTWIQDNEGKKFMPRELFSDASDSLYESLNMPAGLPASVSTFLVKTDGKYILFDAGLGAWGGQLLKRLDALKVNPDSIGLVYLTHFHADHIAGLVKSGGTGKMEKVFKNASVYAGKVEYDAWMNNIPKNDLQKNIMALYKDSLHLFAFGDSLPHGVLAMDAVGHTPGHTAFKISNLLVIGDLMHGYALQKNHPEINSNYDMDKEKSAASRKRIMQYARENKLLMAGMHLPPPGFAK
- a CDS encoding DoxX family protein, translating into MKYLKMFCRGLLGLFMTYAGFSHLTIARQEFLAQVPSWFPQNPGFLDFVVLASGVVEILLGLSMIFLYKHKGTVGVLLALFYVAIFPGNISQYVNGISAFGLDTDQARFIRLFFQPVLIAWALWSTDGVQKLKEWRNRYCNKRKESK